The following coding sequences lie in one Lemur catta isolate mLemCat1 chromosome 11, mLemCat1.pri, whole genome shotgun sequence genomic window:
- the NEUROD6 gene encoding neurogenic differentiation factor 6 — MLTLPFDESVVMPESQMCRKFSRECEDQKQIKKPESFSKQIVLRGKSIKRAPGEETEKEEEEEDREEEDENGLPRRRGLRKKKTTKLRLERVKFRRQEANARERNRMHGLNDALDNLRKVVPCYSKTQKLSKIETLRLAKNYIWALSEILRIGKRPDLLTFVQNLCKGLSQPTTNLVAGCLQLNARSFLMGQGGEAGHHTRSPYSTFYPPYHSPELTTPPGHGTLDNSKSMKPYNYCSAYESFYESTSPECASPQFEGPLSPPPINYNGIFSLKQEETLDYGKNYNYGMHYCAVPPRGPLGQGAMFRLPTDSHFPYDLHLRSQSLTMQDELNAVFHN; from the coding sequence ATGTTAACACTACCATTTGATGAGTCTGTTGTCATGCCAGAATCCCAGATGTGCAGAAAGTTTTCTAGAGAATGCGAGGACCAGAAGCAAATTAAGAAACCAGAAAGCTTTTCCAAACAGATTGTGCTTCGAGGAAAGAGCATCAAAAGGGCCCCTggagaagaaactgagaaagaggaagaggaggaagacagggaaGAGGAAGATGAGAATGGGTTGCCCAGAAGGAGGggtcttaggaaaaaaaagacgACCAAGCTCCGACTGGAAAGGGTCAAGTTCAGGAGACAGGAAGCTAATGCACGAGAGAGGAACAGGATGCACGGCCTCAACGACGCTCTGGACAACTTAAGAAAAGTGGTCCCCTGTTATTCTAAAACCCAAAAACTGTCCAAAATAGAAACTTTACGACTGGCCAAAAACTACATCTGGGCACTTTCTGAAATTCTGAGAATCGGCAAGAGACCGGATCTGCTCACATTCGTCCAAAACTTATGCAAAGGTCTTTCCCAGCCAACTACAAACTTGGTGGCAGGCTGCTTGCAGCTCAACGCCAGGAGTTTCCTGATGGGTCAGGGCGGGGAGGCCGGGCATCATACAAGGTCACCCTACTCTACTTTCTACCCACCCTACCACAGCCCTGAGCTCACTACGCCCCCGGGGCATGGGACTCTTGATAATTCCAAGTCCATGAAACCCTACAATTATTGCAGTGCGTATGAATCCTTCTATGAAAGTACTTCCCCTGAGTGTGCCAGCCCTCAGTTTGAAGGTCCCTTAAGTCCTCCCCCAATTAACTATAATGGGATATTTTCCCTGAAGCAAGAAGAAACCTTGGACTATGGCAAAAATTACAATTACGGCATGCATTACTGTGCAGTGCCACCCAGGGGTCCCCTTGGGCAGGGTGCCATGTTCAGGTTGCCCACCGACAGCCACTTCCCTTACGACTTACATCTGCGCAGCCAATCTCTCACCATGCAAGATGAATTAAATGCAGTTTTTCATAattaa